The following proteins are encoded in a genomic region of Sphaeramia orbicularis chromosome 2, fSphaOr1.1, whole genome shotgun sequence:
- the lancl1 gene encoding glutathione S-transferase LANCL1 yields the protein MDTRALRNPYPDYDGCPASTQAFFDSQGKLTSEFAQRLSSKVSELLAVMENGLRSADPRNCTTYTGWAGIALLYLHLHDVFKEPAFLQKASDYISRSLKCLTRRHDVTFLCGDTGPLAIAAVVYHRLQRVQESDECINRLVQFHQTVVKGSGNLPDEMLYGRMGYLYSLIFINQQLRQDRIPLQYIQQISEAVLASGEHQSRKFRVQNQSPLMYEWYQEQYVGAAHGLAGIYYFLMQPGFVSAEEQVHRLVKPSVDHVCRLKFPSGNYPPCIGDDRDLLVHWCHGSPGVIYMLLQAHKAFGVPQYLEDALQCGEVVWKWGLLKKGYGLCHGAAGNAYTFLALYRQTQDPKHLYRACMFADWCMNYGKHGCRTPDTPFSLFEGMAGTIYFLADLLDPMRSRFPAFEV from the exons ATGGACACAAGAGCCTTGAGGAATCCATATCCTGACTATGATGGGTGCCCTGCGTCCACCCAGGCCTTCTTTGACTCCCAGGGAAAG CTCACATCAGAGTTTGCCCAGAGGCTCAGCAGTAAGGTCAGCGAGCTTTTAGCCGTCATGGAAAATGGGCTGAGGTCTGCTGACCCAAGAAACTGCACCACCTACACCGGCTGGGCAG GCATCGCTCTGCTCTACCTCCACCTTCATGACGTGTTCAAGGAACCCGCCTTCCTCCAGAAAGCTTCAGACTACATCAGCCGCAGCCTCAAGTGTTTGACCCGTCGCCACGACGTCACCTTCCTGTGCGGAGATACTGGGCCATTGGCTATTGCTGCTGTGGTGTACCACCGCCTGCAGAGGGTGCAAGAGAGTGATGAATGCATCAACAG ACTTGTGCAGTTTCATCAGACTGTGGTGAAGGGTTCAGGCAACCTGCCAGATGAGATGCTGTACGGACGGATGGGCTACCTCTACTCGCTCATCTTCATCAACCAGCAGCTCAGGCAGGACAGGATCCCTCTGCAGTACATCCAGCAG ATCAGTGAAGCCGTGTTGGCGTCGGGGGAGCACCAAAGTAGGAAGTTCCGGGTGCAGAACCAGAGCCCGTTAATGTACGAGTGGTACCAGGAGCAGTATGTCGGCGCTGCCCACGGCCTCGCTGGCATCTACTACTTCCTCATGCAG CCAGGCTTCGTCTCTGCAGAAGAGCAGGTCCACAGGCTGGTGAAACCCAGTGTGGACCATGTCTGCCGCCTTAAGTTCCCCTCTGGAAACTACCCACCCTGCATTGGGGATGACCGGGACCTGCTGGTGCACTGGTGTCATGGCTCACCAGGGGTCATCTACATGCTCCTGCAGGCCCACAAG GCATTTGGAGTGCCTCAGTACCTGGAGGATGCTCTGCAGTGTGGGGAGGTGGTGTGGAAGTGGGGCCTCCTGAAGAAAGGCTACGGGTTATGTCACGGTGCGGCGGGTAACGCCTACACCTTCCTTGCCCTGTACCGTCAAACGCAGGACCCCAAACACCTGTACAGAGCCTGCATG TTTGCAGACTGGTGCATGAACTACGGCAAACACGGATGTCGAACACCAGACACTCCCTTTTCACTTTTTGAAG GAATGGCAGGCACCATCTACTTCTTGGCCGACCTTCTGGATCCAATGAGATCAAGGTTCCCAGCCTTCGAGGTGTAA
- the mylz3 gene encoding myosin, light polypeptide 3, skeletal muscle: MTEFSADQIEDFKEAFGLFDRIGDSQVAYNQVADIMRALGQNPTNKDVTKILGNPSADDMANKRLNFDAFLPMLKEVDALPKGTYDDYVEGLRVFDKEGNGTVMGAELRIVLSTLGEKMSEPEIDALMAGQEDENGSVHYEAFVKHIMSV; the protein is encoded by the exons ATG ACTGAGTTCAGCGCGGACCAGATTGAGG ACTTCAAGGAGGCTTTTGGTCTCTTTGACAGAATTGGGGACAGCCAGGTGGCCTACAACCAGGTGGCTGACATCATGCGCGCCCTGGGCCAGAACCCCACCAACAAGGACGTCACCAAAATCCTGGGCAACCCCTCCGCTGACG ACATGGCTAACAAGAGGCTCAACTTCGACGCTTTCCTGCCCATGCTGAAGGAGGTGGATGCCCTTCCCAAGGGTACCTACGACGACTACGTTGAGGGTCTGCGTGTCTTCGACAAAGAGGGCAACGGCACAGTCATGGGCGCTGAGCTGCGTATTGTGCTGTCCACCCTGG GAGAGAAGATGTCTGAGCCTGAGATTGATGCTCTCATGGCCGGCCAGGAGGACGAGAACGGCAGTGTGCACTATGAGG CTTTCGTCAAGCACATCATGTCTGTGTAA